In one window of Pseudomonas sp. IAC-BECa141 DNA:
- the dapA gene encoding 4-hydroxy-tetrahydrodipicolinate synthase, with product MIAGSMVALVTPMDAQGRLDWDSLSKLVDFHLKNGTHAIVAVGTTGESATLDVEEHIAVIKAVVKQVAGRIPVIAGTGANSTREAVELTRNAKEAGADACLLVVPYYNKPTQEGLYQHFKHIAEAVDIPQILYNVPGRTSCDMQAETVIRLSTVPNIIGIKEATGDLKRAKAIIDGVSKDFIVLSGDDPTAVELILLGGKGNISVTANVAPREMADLCEAALKGDAETARAINEKLMPLHKDLFIEANPIPVKWALVEMGLMHEGIRLPLTWLSAPCHETLRSALRQCNVLV from the coding sequence ATGATTGCGGGCAGTATGGTGGCACTGGTCACACCCATGGATGCACAAGGGCGTCTTGACTGGGACAGCCTCAGCAAACTCGTGGACTTCCATCTCAAGAACGGCACCCATGCCATTGTCGCGGTCGGCACCACCGGCGAGTCGGCAACTCTTGATGTAGAAGAACACATCGCCGTCATCAAAGCCGTGGTCAAACAGGTTGCCGGTCGCATTCCGGTGATCGCCGGTACCGGCGCCAACTCGACCCGCGAAGCGGTCGAGCTGACCCGCAACGCCAAAGAAGCCGGCGCCGATGCCTGCCTGCTCGTAGTCCCGTATTACAACAAGCCGACCCAGGAAGGCCTGTACCAGCACTTCAAGCACATCGCCGAAGCGGTCGACATCCCACAGATTCTCTACAACGTTCCTGGCCGCACCTCCTGCGACATGCAGGCCGAGACCGTGATCCGCCTGTCCACCGTGCCGAACATCATCGGCATCAAGGAAGCGACCGGCGACCTGAAACGCGCCAAGGCGATCATCGACGGCGTGAGCAAGGACTTCATCGTGCTGTCCGGCGATGATCCGACCGCAGTCGAGCTGATCCTGCTGGGCGGCAAGGGCAACATCTCCGTCACCGCCAACGTCGCCCCGCGCGAAATGGCCGACCTGTGCGAGGCCGCGCTCAAGGGCGATGCCGAGACCGCACGGGCCATCAATGAAAAACTGATGCCGCTGCACAAGGACCTGTTCATCGAAGCCAACCCGATTCCGGTGAAGTGGGCTTTGGTCGAAATGGGCCTGATGCACGAAGGCATTCGCCTGCCGCTGACCTGGCTGAGCGCTCCTTGTCATGAAACGCTGCGCTCGGCCCTGCGCCAGTGCAACGTCCTGGTTTAA